Genomic window (Daucus carota subsp. sativus chromosome 5, DH1 v3.0, whole genome shotgun sequence):
TACAGAAAAGCATAGCCAATAGCTAGTGATGCTTTAATCATCTTAAAAAACAAGCGTCTCATTTTTAATTAgagaaagaaaaggaagagTGTGTATACTTCTGTTGTTCAAGTAAAGAAACAAGAATAGACAGAAACATCCTAAATTAATTACACCAGTTTATTGTCATCTCAGTACCTCTCAGTTAATCTCATGAAGTTTCCTAGCATCCAAGATTACAAGAATGGCATCTGTTCCTTAGAGTGTGCAAAAGTGAAAGGGAGTACTGTAACATTGTGCCACATAGCACATAAGTAAGTTGAGTTTAACCAGGGAAGTGCCTGGATACTGGTAGAGAGGAGGCTGGATGGCGCCAATGTAATAGAAAGTCATTTTTCAGAAGTGCCTAGATAATAGTAGTCCTCGCTGGATGGCGCCAATATAATAGAAGGTCGTTTTTTCAGTTTTGATTTTCTGGAAGGAGGGTGGCAGTTTTGATTTTCTGGAAGAAGGGTGGCTTAGTGCAGGTAGTAGGAGTGCAAGGTTATAATGTGGATGGTGACAAAGAGAATTGAAGTTTTAGTTTTCGAGAAGCAATAGGGACACTAAGCAAATATAACACTAGTAACATTTGGCTGCTGCGGGTTTTTTTAGAATCTATACAATCACCTGTATGTTCCAGATATTCTTGTTACGATATTAACAGCAGCAGCAACCAAGAATAACTTGGGATATACTTGACTTCTCCCACAGCAAGTAAATAATTGCAAGTTCTTTCTGAACAGGTAGTTTTAGTTGACAGCAAACTGAAGATATCAACTGTTAGTAATACATGATAAGATCAGAATATTAACAGTTACCACGAGAAGTGATTTCTGAATTTCATGAATAACCTGATTTCTGCATTCTCTGGTCAATATATGCAGCTTATCAATAGTTTGGGCCATCTGAGGAATAGATTTGTCTCCTTATGGAAGTATATAGACCTTGTTCTTGATCTAGATCCAATTGCATCCAGGGTTATTGCGAAATCCAATTCACTTTAGTTCGTATCCCTCGCCTTATAAGCAGATATATAGTTACCACTCAAGCATAATGATCTATTCTACCTTCAATCCCATTCTCCCAAGTCTTAAAGATGGAACCACGCTTCTTCTGTTGGGCCAGTGTGGTGTGTGGGTGTGGCAACATGAAGATCCTCAGTTTCGCCCAAGAGATATTGattaaatcatcaaaaatatatacGTGTTATGATGGCGGACAACTGCTCTGTTCTCTGCAGCAGGTGGAAAATATCAGCCTTTATATGCATAGCATACCCACCCACCCATCGTAGCATTTAACAGAACAGATCCAGTCTGGCTTCAGCATCTCATCAATCATGGCCTCACTGCTGAAATCCTTGCACAATAGGCATGCATGACAATTAGTCCCCCACCAACCTAAACATCACCAGGAATGCTCAAAGTGATAACCATCGACTGCTTTACCATGCATCAGTACCCCAATATTTTAACGAGCACTAAAGCTGCAGTACCTTTACCATGTTGCAAACAACTAACCATTGAAATCCAAGACAAAACGTTCGAATCCATCCCCTGACGGCCTGACCTTTAGACTTTTAAGCGCACTCAGTGTTCCATCAAAAAAACCATTCAGCAAGACCTTTTTGTCAAAGCAAAAACGCCTAAATCTGTGTCACTGATTTGATCGAGCACTCTTAACATCTTAAATGTGCACTCACACTTGCCATACATATCTACTAATGCACTGAGCACATATTTATATGATCTAAGACCTGCTTGATCACATAACCTTGAATCTGTACACCACCAATTGGTAGATCTTCCAAGCCCCCTTATAGTTGACAAATCGCTGGAAACATTAGTACTATCAGACTTGAAACCTACTAAATGCATATCTTGGAACATGCAAAACCGTCTTCGTTTCACTAACATTTAATTATTAAGAAATACCTGAAAGCAAAGAACTCCGCTGAATAAACATCTGGTTTAGGCATTGTATCAAGCACTTCCTCTTTATCAGTCAACCAACAATACTCATCATGAAATGAATGAaccattattaaaattttgtaacatTTAAGTTTAACATGGTAAATTGGcttatgaaaattataatgCAATATCTTGGAATTAAAGTGCACAATTATGATCTACGGAAATCAGACAGAAGTTGATTTGTCGTGTCGATTTGTTACTTCATATTCATAGAGTAAATTCATCACTTGAAAAAACTTCAGAACATGCGCCAGATTCTACACTATGAGTCTATGAAGTAATCTATACTATcaatactatactataaaaacatgggtataatttgtagtccaaggttttagttatattttttggtttggtactctccttttgatactacaagtctacaaatgtggagtttattagtattataaacagtttcaaatactaaaaacactcctaacaatacattatcatataatatttcattaaaaaaattataatgatgttataaataaaattataaatatacaattttgaatatctttttttaacaagaactttcgtataactctttttaactttaacgtgttctatttcaatataaccattacataaccctttctaaatccaatattaaaagttattatggttaaaaaaaccaagatcacaaaattacgttgaaattcgattgattagattactgaatctttcaaaggtattacacgatcggctatgttcggaaaagattataattttctgatgtttttatttttaaatctacgtgtactaaattcagattaaatgtactaaaatcctaatatatatatatatatatatatatatatatatatatatatatatatatatatatatatatatagggtagcactccatagcatactcttttatatggagttacgtagcataccattataaatatatacataatatatattttattatattttttatgaaatataattgcaaattttgattattaaaccgaaaacgaagttatataatattttttttccaaagatcatttaaaattatacaatatctcaaaacataataataatcatccagaattattctattgtagaatcagtttcgaaaatatactctttttaatcaaattttaagtgttaaattacttaaaatagatttattgtatagtattttatattagaatcacgttttatatgtattctataacagaatttataataaaattgatgatttagagtggcgcactatgtaactccatataagaagtCCCTCTtttgaatgttggcctatatatatattagggtttgtccatttttaagtAATCGAGTAAAAATATAgttagttgaataatataatttaattaaaattcaatccattaatactaaaatactaataaaatgatgttaaaatttaaattataaataataaattacgaactatatatccGCACGTGCTTAAGCCAACAtggatataatttgtagtccaaggttttagttatattttttggtttggtagtctctttttggtactacaagtctacaaatgtggagtctattattttttggtttggtactctccttttggtactacaagtttTACAAATGTgtagtctattagtattatattgttaaacagtttcaaatactaaaaacactcataataattcattatcatataatatttcattaaaaaaattataataatgttataaataaaattataaatatacaattttgaatatctttttttaacaagaccattcatataactctttttaagtTTAACGtgttatatttcaatataaacacgaatcaTTGCATAACTCTTTCTAATTCTAAtctaaaagttattgttgtcaaacaaagcaagattacaaaattacgttgaaattcgattgattagatcaccgaatctttcaaaggtattacacgatcggctatgtttggaaaagatttgatttttctgattttttttatttttaaatctacgtgtactaaattcggattaaatgtactaaaatcctgacatatatatatatatatatatatatatatatatatatcagggtttgtgcattttcaagtaatcgggagaaaatatagtcagttgaataatataatttaattaaatttaatccattaatactaaaatactaataaaatgatgttaaaatttaaattataaataataaattacgaattatatacccgctcgtgcttcgcacgggttaaaggctagtataaatAAGACACTGAGATGAACATACTGGGTAGAGGTGGCAATATGGTTGCAAAACCATTAAACCAatctaaaccaaaccaaaattgtggatttggatccatttaaaattacattagaaaaatagatttggtttggtttctagtatcacatttctcacaaaataATATGGATCTAACCACATTTGGTCTCACTTTTATTTCTTATAACTCTCCACACACACTATTATGTTCAtattcttttctttccttttcttttctttctttttgctagTTACCACACATGCACATCCCATGATTCGAACTCATGACCTTACTTGGAGAAACTAAAAGTTTGAACCACTACATCAACTCACACACTCAAACatacttttgttatatttagtattcattgtattgtcacttgagtgtattaatttttgttcattatataatacttatttttacttactaaactagttacccataattcaaactaaaaccataatcacatttattaatatatgatttggaAATGATTTTGGTTCAATTCTCCAAATTAAATCTATTTTataaaaaccaaaaccaaaacaaaaccATATTTTACCACCTCTAATACCGTATTTAACTCTCTTTTTTTCTCTATTGTACCATACAATTTTCATTGTGACGACAGAGATGACAATCCGAGCAAATAAGATGACACGTGGAACATGAAATGACACACTAATATTATTGATGATGTAAATTGTCATTATATATAGCTGTACTACGGTTTAAATGGCGTGGTGCCCtcaattatatatcaaataatcATCTTTTGAAGTTTCTACAAATTTTCCGGAatatataattacttttatatattattttaatattttataaatcgtCATGTATAATTGatagttataatttatttgtatatacatacaATACTCCAATAATTAATAAGTCGTGCTCTTTGAcatcattataaaaaaatttaatttattatcgaTTTATtcattacacacacatatatatatgtatatatattctttaaacTTCAAATATCTAATTActtttaatgtatatatatataatttataaaatatatttagttttaaatgTTAAGACGTATAAATCTCGTTTCAATAAACACATATTCGCGAAACCACGCTGTTATTGTTCTcattaaacaaatttaatcatatatttaatttattttatagtattattattaattacatatttttaacatttgatataatttaagtcatttttatcaatatttgtTGTTATCGATATCTGTTAAACGCTAAatcttactccctctgtccctcttatttctttacagttactgttttgggatgtccctctcatttctttacgttaccataaatagtaaatttttccatcattacacccactatcttctcctactatctcatatttaacaataaaaactactattacacccactaatttcctccactatctcaaatctattattaaatatatttttcatacattgtcttggtcttcgtgtccccctccaatgtaaacaattgagggggacggagggagtattactctaaataaatatttcatattttatcaaaataaatattaatttataaatttatgatgTTTCTCTTATCTGAGAATTAAGAGAAATAGAGAATAGCTTCGAATTTATGAAGGACAGTGCTGATATAcattaattacaaaaatacatAAACGTCAAACTCTGAAGCGTACGTGTACTCCTATAGAAATCATATTGAGCTAATAATAACCATTTTGCAATGATTGAAGAAATTCACTTAAATCAAATCGTCCACGTAATACTCCAATTGTTAGGTTGCATTTATTCAGCTACAAAGAGTACAACATTTACGCAAGATGCAAGAAATCATTACTACAAGCCtaaatacaattattttcaGAACATTTAACCTCTTAAATCCAACCTGGGATTAGATCTGGATACAAGAATGTCTAATTTCTTACGTATTGAATTGAACTACTAATAAATAGCGTGACAATTACATGTACTATATGGTTAGCGTACAGTCATGGAGCATATAAACTCACCAGAGTGCTGCAGATTTATCAATCATAATTCATAGTCATGATTGTCATAACACCAACActacaattaaaaaaaacactggtcacaggttcagcttctgaagggaggagaatttgtgattatgccttcTGGGTCAGAGTCTGTCGCTTAAGTACGGTTACTATTTGTTCACgtggtttgcaggctattaggtgagctcgtgggtttacccagtgcgcacccaaaagatagcggctgcgggttcatACGTTAaagaaaaaaacatatttataaattttgtgcAGATATTATTGTCAACAAATTTGAGTAATGAATATGTTTTGTAAGTTGTCAGCATGAACAATTCAGTTCTGTGTTCtcaaaaaatgaataaatttgGAAAATGACTACTTTTAGATGCTGTTAAAGTGAAGTAGGACAAGCAGGAACCAACGAAGAAGGTCTAGTAAACGAAGTTCATATGTAATGTGACCCGGGAATAGTGTAGATCACAAGAAATGTACAATTATTTCTAAAAGTTAATATTCTTTCCATAACCATACATAATCAACACAAACGACTTTTTTACCACCATAAAGTGTCCGAGCTATCAGAATTATGTATGCATTTCACTGGAAAGTGCAAAGCACCAAAACACCATTGCCCCACAGAGCCCGCGGTCCGTCCACAGAAAGTCTTGCCACCAGAATTTGAGCGGAGTTTACGTTCCTCTTTTCAGTGGAATTTTCACAAGTAAATTCCGGGTGTCACCCACACTAATCTCGACATATATTATCAAAACGGGAATCAGAATTTCAATCCCGAACTCTAACAGGATTAATAAGGCAAGCAAACAGAGACCTCGGAGTAAATACACTTCCCTTTCTCACACACCTTACAGAAACACGTCATATTCTCAAACTGCAAAACCCATTAGCATTACTGAATTTTCTGATATCTTTCTGCACTGTTTGGCTTCCCAATATAGCGGTTACCGTCCTGATATAAATACACGTCACCCCTCTATAGCCCACCATCTGAACAACTTCACTCTTTCCCACCTCATTTCTTTTATTCCATCCCACCCAAACACCTCCTAATTAATTTCCTTTCCATCCTTTATAAATTCCCATTTCCCTACCTTGTCGTTCTCAATCACACCACcttctaaaatctcaattttatttCTCCCCGTTTCCAAATTATTTCATAAGAAATGCTCTTATCAGTATTTCTCGCGCTATTCCTGCCTTGTGCAGGCATGAGTGCCGTGTTCCTGGTATACATATGTTTGCTATGGTACGCCGCAAGCACAAACAGCACAAATCAGGAGTTCAGGCTAGCTGAAAAACCAGCTTCTCACAAGGGCTTGTCTGCTGCGGAGCTGGAGAAGCTTCCGAAAATGACCGGGAAAGACCTGGTCATGGGGAACGAATGCGCGGTTTGTTTAGATAATATCGAGGATGATCATGAGGCGCGGCTAGTCCCGGGCTGTAATCATGGATTTCATATACAATGTGCTGATACATGGCTGTCGAAAAACTCTGTTTGCCCTGTCTGCAGGGGAAAGCTTGAGCCCCAATTCTTCGAGTCTTCAGAAGCCAGTCCATGCTGATTGCTTAATTTACATTCCTATGTTAAGCTTGATTTCAGCTTTTTGTTCAGCTTGATATGTATATTGATGGTATTGTTGTACATACACATATAATCATTAGTAAAATCGTTTTTGCTTGATTCATCAGATTTGCTTTAGGTTTGGTAGAGTTGTTTTTAACATAACTAATTAATGTTGCGAAGAAGTTGTAAGAAGAGAAGGCAAGTCAAGAATACCTTGTGGGAGAATTTAATGAACCAGGAAAAAGCTGCAGAATTAAATGAACATGTTGAATACAAAGCGAGGTGAAGGAACGGTGAGAGATTTTACACTTTGCAGAATGGCAGGACTGGTGAATCTTGAGCAGCTTCAGCCTGCACCGCCATGTTCCAGGTTCTGCTGCTGCATATGCGCACCCATACTAATACGACCCTCATTAGTGTCAGAGTTAAAATCATACGGAGTATGTAACTCGTAAAATAAGAGATTGCTAAATTTTGGAGTTCGcttgaatttaaaattatttaaaaaagaatGACTTGTATATTAATATCAGCGCAAATTTCACATCACGGTATAAACATTATCATGCCCAAGGACGGATCTAGGAATATTTTCTTAgggggcaccaagcaaattttcggaaaataccgatatattttcagattttcagagggcacttctataattttgtaaaatttagaatgttgaaaaaacataaaaaaaatttaggagGGGTAGGTGTCCCCATACCTCTTACTAGATCCGGCCCTCATCATTTCATTGTAATTATCAAAATCTTCGTACTCTAAG
Coding sequences:
- the LOC108220629 gene encoding E3 ubiquitin-protein ligase ATL23, whose protein sequence is MLLSVFLALFLPCAGMSAVFLVYICLLWYAASTNSTNQEFRLAEKPASHKGLSAAELEKLPKMTGKDLVMGNECAVCLDNIEDDHEARLVPGCNHGFHIQCADTWLSKNSVCPVCRGKLEPQFFESSEASPC